In Apium graveolens cultivar Ventura chromosome 10, ASM990537v1, whole genome shotgun sequence, the following are encoded in one genomic region:
- the LOC141691217 gene encoding uncharacterized protein LOC141691217, with product MELSKSKEGSFGLSYPMLTKTNYTIWAMKMKVFMQAHGVWDAIEPKDPKGVVEDKIDKRALAVIYQGLPDDMLLTIAERKTSKEAWGAIKILCLDADKVKKAKAQTLKSEFESLKIKDSEQLDDFCMKLNGLVTKIRSLREKITEEYVVKKLLRAVPTKFLQIASAIEQFGNLEAMTVEEVIGCLKAHEERLQGPIEYNEGQQLLLIKEEWHKRENGDGKLLLTREEWLKKSSKVGTSSGGDYRTKDNRNVRDRSQVKCFNCGGYGHFAAECRKPRRLREHKGEVNLTQVNDDEPALLMVMCDSNADDLILFTEGNGVSSAKGIEENTWYLDNGASNHMTGRRDKFENLDRIVKGEVKFGDGSLVKIEGKGSIRIVCKNGDMLGIYVH from the coding sequence ATGGAGTTAAGCAAGAGCAAGGAGGGTTCTTTTGGGCTGAGTTATCCAATGCTTACAAAGACCAACTACACTATTTGGGCCATGAAAATGAAGGTATTTATGCAGGCACATGGGGTGTGGGATGCAATAGAGCCAAAGGATCCTAAAGGTGTTGTAGAGGACAAGATAGACAAACGTGCTTTGGCCGTTATTTACCAAGGACTGCCAGATGATATGTTGCTGACAATCGCTGAGAGAAAGACGTCCAAGGAGGCGTGGGGGGCAATCAAAATACTGTGCCTGGATGCAGATAAAGTTAAGAAGGCGAAGGCGCAAACTCTTAAATCAGAGTTTGAGTCACTAAAAATAAAGGACTCGGAACAGCTGGACGACTTCTGTATGAAATTAAATGGCTTGGTTACAAAGATCAGGTCACTGAGGGAGAAAATCACAGAAGAATATGTGGTAAAGAAACTGTTACGTGCTGTCCCAACCAAGTTTCTGCAGATTGCCTCTGCAATCGAGCAATTTGGAAACTTGGAAGCCATGACTGTAGAAGAAGTCATCGGGTGTCTGAAAGCACACGAAGAACGCTTGCAGGGACCAATAGAGTACAACGAGGGACAACAACTTTTGCTGATTAAAGAAGAGTGGCACAAAAGGGAGAATGGCGACGGGAAACTGCTTCTTACAAGAGAAGAATGGTTGAAGAAATCTAGTAAAGTGGGCACGTCTAGTGGAGGAGATTATCGTACTAAAGACAACCGCAATGTTCGTGACAGAAGCCAGGTTAAATGCTTTAACTGTGGTGGCTATGGCCATTTCGCAGCCGAGTGTCGCAAGCCAAGAAGATTAAGAGAGCATAAAGGTGAAGTAAATCTGACACAAGTGAATGACGATGAACCTGCATTGTTGATGGTTATGTGTGATAGTAATGCAGATGATTTAATTCTTTTTACTGAGGGCAACGGTGTAAGTAGTGCCAAAGGAATTGAAGAAAATACATGGTACCTCGATAATGGAGCGAGTAACCACATGACAGGGCGTCGAGATAAATTTGAAAACTTGGACAGAATAGTAAAAGGTGAGGTAAAGTTTGGTGATGGGTCACTAGTAAAAATTGAGGGAAAGGGGTCGATCAGAATTGTTTGTAAAAATGGAGacatgttaggaatatatgtgcattag